A section of the Amblyomma americanum isolate KBUSLIRL-KWMA chromosome 2, ASM5285725v1, whole genome shotgun sequence genome encodes:
- the LOC144119742 gene encoding uncharacterized protein LOC144119742, with product MFAFRASLVLALVASALSHPVVTTGVGVLPGVPLGAYIGAPAFPAVSAPAAVAYHAAPAVAAVAPAVTRVDTYHAAPAVATVAAAPVVASAAPATVTKVDTYHAAPAVTKVTSVQTSPAVATVAAAPVVAKVSAVQAAPAVTRVDTYHAAPAVATVAASPAVANFAEVQAAPAVTRVDTYHAAPAVATVAAAPAVTKVATVAHAVPAVAAYHAVPVLAAPVYGYGVGTLGYGLGDFGYGYGLGAYGLNYGYGLGSPFHYTNLLLRKKKSLVGLQGQSQIKELQVAVRGNFTSEGPEEYKRASKRCTLQQYRDNLRRLERTTTMFAFRASLVLALVASALSHPVVTTGVDVYPGVPLGDYIGARAFAAVSAPAAVAYHAAPAVTAVAPAVTRVHTYHAAPAVATVAAAPVVAAAAPATVTKVDTYHAAPVVTKVTSVQTSPAVATVAAAPVVAKVATVEAAPTVTRVDTYHSAPAVATVAAAPAVTKVAAVQAAPAVTRVDTYHAAPAVATVAAAPAVTKVATVAHVVPAVATYHAAPVLAAPVYGYGVGTLGYGLGHFGYGYGLGAYGLNYGYGLGSPFHYTNLLLRKKK from the exons ATGTTTGCC TTTCGTGCAAGCCTCGTTCTCGCGCTAGTGGCTAGCGCTCTGAGCCACCCAGTCGTCACCACGGGTGTTGGTGTGCTCCCGGGTGTTCCTCTGGGTGCTTACATTGGCGCCCCAGCCTTCCCCGCCGTGTCTGCGCCAGCAGCCGTTGCGTACCATGCCGCTCCAGCAGTCGCTGCTGTTGCTCCAGCTGTTACTCGCGTCGACACCTACCATGCTGCACCTGCAGTCGCTACTGTTGCTGCCGCCCCTGTTGTGGCCTCTGCCGCTCCAGCCACCGTCACCAAGGTTGACACTTACCATGCCGCTCCGGCCGTCACTAAGGTGACCAGTGTTCAGACCTCTCCGGCTGTCGCCACTGTCGCTGCCGCCCCAGTCGTCGCAAAGGTCTCCGCCGTTCAGGCGGCCCCAGCCGTTACCCGGGTTGACACCTACCATGCCGCCCCCGCCGTGGCAACTGTTGCCGCTTCCCCAGCTGTCGCGAACTTCGCCGAAGTCCAGGCTGCTCCCGCTGTTACCCGCGTCGACACCTACCACGCCGCCCCTGCGGTTGCCACCGTTGCCGCTGCTCCGGCTGTGACCAAGGTTGCAACCGTTGCCCATGCTGTTCCTGCTGTCGCCGCCTACCACGCTGTTCCAGTGCTCGCCGCTCCTGTTTACGGTTACGGCGTTGGAACCCTCGGCTATGGTTTGGGTGACTTTGGCTATGGCTATGGCCTTGGGGCCTACGGTCTTAACTACGGCTACGGCCTTGGCAGTCCCTTCCACTACACCAACCTCCTCCTGCGTAAGAAGAAGT CACTAGTGGGTCTCCAGGGACAAAGCCAGATCAAGGAACTGCAGGTTGCCGTTCGTGGGAACTTCACGAGTGAAG GCCCAGAGGAGTATAAAAGGGCTTCCAAACGCTGTACACTTCAGCAGTACCGTGACAACCTCAGAAGGCTGGAGCGAACGACAACTATGTTTGCA TTCCGTGCAAGCCTCGTTCTCGCGCTAGTGGCTAGCGCTCTGAGCCACCCAGTCGTCACCACGGGTGTTGATGTGTACCCGGGTGTTCCTCTGGGTGATTACATTGGCGCCCGAGCCTTTGCCGCCGTGTCTGCACCAGCAGCCGTTGCGTACCACGCCGCTCCAGCAGTCACTGCTGTTGCTCCAGCTGTTACTCGCGTCCACACCTACCATGCTGCACCTGCTGTCGCTACCGTTGCCGCAGCCCCTGTTGTGGCCGCTGCCGCTCCAGCCACCGTCACCAAGGTTGACACCTACCATGCCGCTCCGGTCGTCACTAAGGTGACCAGTGTCCAGACCTCTCCGGCGGTCGCCACTGTCGCTGCCGCCCCAGTCGTCGCAAAGGTGGCCACCGTTGAGGCGGCCCCAACCGTTACCCGGGTTGACACCTACCACTCCGCCCCCGCAGTGGCAACCGTTGCTGCTGCCCCAGCCGTCACGAAGGTCGCCGCAGTCCAGGCTGCTCCCGCTGTTACCCGCGTCGACACCTACCACGCCGCCCCGGCGGTTGCCACCGTTGCCGCTGCTCCGGCTGTGACCAAGGTTGCAACCGTTGCCCACGTTGTTCCTGCTGTCGCCACCTACCACGCTGCTCCAGTGCTGGCCGCCCCTGTTTACGGTTACGGCGTTGGAACCCTCGGCTACGGCTTGGGCCACTTTGGCTATGGCTATGGCCTTGGGGCCTACGGCCTTAACTACGGCTACGGCCTTGGAAGTCCTTTCCACTACACCAACCTCCTCCTGCGTAAGAAGAAGT AG